The genomic window TGATGCTCATCAAACTGAGCACGTCTACAGAGTCTACGTTGCAACGTTCCTTGGCTTTGGAGGGAACGCAGCACGCCAGAGATATGAAAACAGTGTGTTTTCCAGTACAGTGCTCAAAAATGGGTAAATGGCTTTAATTGCTTGGAGATGCAGCTTCTGTAACCCTTGATTTCAGTGTGTTTAGTCAAATGTCTTGATGTAAAGCTTAGTTTATACAGCGTGCCGCGTGGGGTGTTGGAGTTCCTTTAAATAAGGAtatcttgttttggtttttgcaCATCTCACAGCTTGATGTTTCTGATCTTAAGCTGTTGCTTTCCTTCATCAGACTGCTGGGCAGACAGACTGGCATGACTTCAGATTCCCCATACCTGGATCCCTGCCTGCCCGTGGATGCTCAGGATGAGATCCATCAGAACGGACAGACCATGTATTTGAGGGGAACAGGAGACTTCAATCTGTGTCGTGAGCTCATCCAGCCCTTCATGAATAAGACCAATGAAACTCAGACCTCCCTGAATGGTGTCTACCAGCCTGCTGTGCACTTTCAGAACAGTGAATTCTATGGTTTCTCAGAGTTCTATTACAGCACGGAGGACGTGTTGCGCATGGGAGGGGATTACAATGCTGCTAAATTTATCAAGGCTGCAAAGGTAAAGTGTTCTCCAGAGAAACTCTCTTTCTAGTTTGGAACAGCTGCTCTACAAAAGCGCTTCATGCTGAAAATCTTGCAGCAAAACTCTTCCTTCCAGGATCCCAATCTTTTTATCCTGTGATCCCTGCCACAAAGCATCTCTTTTCCTCACTGgatgttcttttaaaatactgctttaaagCACAGTAGTAAAATACACTCTAAAAGAAGTGATGCAGAAAAGGGTTGATGCTGGAGAAGTTCTCTTGGGGTTATGGCACAGAAGAACcaattttgttttccccttgcCTTCTGTGCCTTGTGCCAGTTTTACAGGTGTGACTCCTAACAATTCACTGGGGACAGTCATGCTGCAGTGTGTCCTATAGGAGTATGATGGCCTGCTTTGGCAGTGCCATAAGAACAGATTTCATCTTCAGGTGTATGACTGAAGAATTTAATAAAACAATTAGTTTAATTACAAATGTTAAGTAAGGATCAAGATGGCTGTGCACAGAATAGAGTGAAAAACGTGGTCAGGCTTGGTGGCAGTGCAAGGGATGCTGTTGCATACAGCCTTGGTATTTACAGAGCATCTCAGCTGgtggcatttcttttcttcagggcAGAAGCATGTTGAAGtcttggtttgttgttttttttccttctttcttcaagGATTATTGTGCCACTAAGTGGTCTGTCCTACGGGAACGTTTTGACCGTGGTCTTTATGCATCACATGCTGATCTCCACAGACTGAAGTAAGTATTTGTGTTTGTACAGCAAATCCATTCATGCAGGGTTGCCAGGAGGGAGGTCACGTCCAAACGGTCCATTTAGTGAAATCACTGCAAGTGTGAATATAACCTGAAATATTGCATCAGCCATAAAAGTTAACTGCTGTTGCTGTGTCTAAATGTGCTCCTCAGCCCTTTTGGACTCTGTAGCTGCTGAGGAATGGAATGCCTGACAATAtgccacttttcttttttataggTACCAGTGTTTTAAGTCTGCCTGGGTATATGAGGTATTTCACAGTGGCTTCTCTTTCCCTGCGAGCTACAGCAATTTGAAAACTGCTCTGCAGGTGTATGACAAGGAGGTGCAGTGGACACTGGGAGCCATCCTGTACCGAACACGGTTCTTACCTTTAAGGTACTGCTGGTTTTCTGCAATGTCTGGGCAGTTCTTGGGTGGAAGTTAGAGGGAGACAAGGTGCTGCTTCTGGTGAACACGCACAACCTAAGGATGTGTTTGTAGCAGCTCAGCTAACGCTTGGTAAAGCCCTGCTGACTAAAATGGGCTCTACTTgatttgctttggtttggagGCAAGGCTTGATTGGTGACTTGTGCATGATCTCCCTGTTTCCTTTCAGAGACATCCAGCAGGAAAACTTCCGTGGAAGTCACTCCCACTGGAGGAGCTTCTCCTTCGTTTACAATCActatttgttttttgtctgctttctgatcgtgctgctctccatcctgCTTTACCTGCTGAGGCTCAGGCGGATCCACAGGCGAATGCTGCGTAACAGCTCGTCTCCTTCCCTCTGGATGGAGGAGGGCCTCCCACCACAGAAGATCTCGGCAGCCTTGTGAGAGGCTGTGATGGAGCACAACTCTTGGACTTCCTACACAAAAAGCCATTTTTGCCTCAgggtttctcttttctttttttttctttcttttttcccctttgagtCATCGAGGAAGCAAATTGCCCAGAGCGTGGGATTCAGCTCGGTTTTGGAAATGCAGGGAAGTGGAGTTGGTTTGTCTTCGTCTCGTGAAATAATATCTGCcaaaaattccttatttttttaatccatgcACTTTGGTGTGTAACGGGGTGAGAAAAGGCTGTCAGTaagtgtgcagcagcagcttaaGCTGTGTATGGTGAGAGAGAGCGTGGATTCTCATCCTGTGGGTGAGACTGTGAAGTTCTGCTAGTCAGGATGAAtgagttttatttgctttcccaAATTCCAGGACTCATATTGCTGGGTTTCTCATCGCTGAGTCTCCTCAGTCAAAGGAAAGGAAGTGCAGggttttcaaaagcagcaagGAAACAATCTCTCAGATCAGCTTTTCCAATTTTGTATTCTGTAGTAAATACTgtgatggagaaggaaaaaatctaTTGCACCCAATGCTGTGCTTCCAAAAGCTGCTTACAGCTGTTTTATATGTGACGGTCTCCCCTTTTATCTTGGAAGCTGTATCTGCATAGTGGCACAAGTCACTActttttaatcctttctttctctttcgTAGTCATCCATTGATTGCCCTCAAACTCCAGTATGGTGGAAAGAACTGGAACATGCctcagcttttgtttctgctagAGTAGACATGCACAATGTCTCTTATTTTTAAGTACTCTGAAttgttaatttatattttatttaaagctgtTAATTTTACTTGAAAGTAAATTTGTCCATGATTAAAAGTGGGATTTATACGAACTCCTGGTGTATGGGTATTTCATTCACTGTAAATCActtctgtccctgctgcctGTGCCCAGCTGGCAATGTTGTCTTCTTTTAGCAGGTGTGGAATTGCAGACAGACGAGATGCTGCCCTCAGCACTGAAGGAGGTGGGGATGTTGATTCCATTTTGTGATGCTTAAGGTGCAGTTTCTTCCTCTGAACATCTCCATGCTTTGAACTGTGTGACTGTTTCCTTTTGGTGCCTTGACTGCAAAAACCATAGGGTGGAGCTGCATTCACTCTCAGTTCTGACATTGGAGCTGTGATACAAACCTGTTTTTCACTCAGGCTGATAATTCTTATCAGAAAACTGACGCTGCTGCTTGTTGCAGAGCCTGTGCTTCCTGCTTCTGAGGTGCCtaaagctgagcacagagcttctAATTGCATGCTCAGATAATGCAGCCCCCATTTGGACAAGGGTCAGTGTGAAAGGGTTAATGTTAAGGTGGAGAGGAGGAATCAGAGTGTGACATGGTGACATCCAGGTGGGTGTGGGGATGCTTTTAATTGTTTCAGAGCTTAAGGCCCAGCAAGCACAAGGGAGGAGGTGCAGATGGACCAAAAACCACTTGATTCTGCAGCTCCAAACTACTTTGGATGAAAGAGGAATCCTTCCCATCCTGCTCCTGGCCAAGCTTGCTCCAAAGAGTCTGCATTAAGCAACAAGCAAGAGGAAACATGGTTCCTTGAAGAGCCTTAGAAATACCTGTTCTCACTCCATTCCTGTTGCTGGGCTCAGGTTTCCGTGCACAACGGTGGTGTTTATCTGTTTGTGTCTGGTTCTGCATtgactgctttctttctcctgcttctcCCATTCACCTTGTCCTTTCTCCAGGTGCGTTTGGGGCTGGTAAGAATGCAGAAAAGCACAGGGGAGAAGCGAGGGCGCTGCTCTTTGACCTTCCCCAGTGACCTGGAATGGGCAGGAGCGTGATGCTGCAGGTTTTGGCCTTGCAGCCTCTTAAATGCATCACTCATCatcttgttgctgtgtttttcatgtATGGAATATATCCAAAGAGGGCCCCTAATGGAAGAAGTGTTTTAGAGACAAAAATACACCCAGGAAAGAGAGATGGAGAGCCTGGGGTGAGGAGGGTAAGGGGGAGAAGAGGCTCACAGCTCCTCCAATGTGGAAACAAAAGGGTTTTCTGTGcctctgcagcactctgcagagGGGACAGTCAACAGCAGTGACTCGATGGCAGCCTGATCACGGGCACCTTGTTCTTCTCCCATTGTTTCTGCCATTGTTGCTACCAAATAACGCATGAAGCTCATTGAAAGCTGAAATGAGCCTCGTGAGGGCTTTGCTGCGTCCCCCTCCCTGGGCATTAGCTTCTGTGTGTGTAGCATTCAGGGGACTGGGTCCTTATAGCTGTTTTTCAGgtcattctctctctcttttaagaATGGGAGGACGACAATGACTTTCTAACCTGAGTTTGAAGATCTTTGGAATGCTTTTTAAGGATGAGGAGGGAGCTGCTGCATTTGCACAGGGATGGTGAGGACCAGTACATTGCGTTCCTGAGCATCCTTGCCCTGTTTGCTCTCTTAACAGCCTTATTCTGTTCATTTCAGTTCCTCTTCCCTTCTGGATGCAGTCCCAACTAAATGAATCCTTCAGCAGGAGGATGGCAGATGAGTTCTGCCTGCTCAGGGCTCCTTGAGGCCAGCAATCCCTTCCATGGCCCTTGACCCCTAGACACAGAAATGTGTGCCCTGCTGTTAGCAGGGGGACTTTTGCCATCTATTGGGAAGGGATGGAAGCTCGAGGACCTCTGCCATCCCCCAGGGTAAGATGACAAAGTGCATCCCACCTTCCTGGGTTTGTCTTGCAGGTGTTGTTTTGCTGCACTTGTGGGCTCAGCTCTTGCTGCTTTCCCACCACGCTGTCACTGCCTTGAGTCAACTTCTCATCCTTGTTTTGTCACTAAAAGAACATAAAACTCTTTACACTTTCCTCTACCCATACTGGGGAAGCATTTTGCTTGGGGAAAGCTGGATTTCAGCAGCTGAATCCTTGAATCATGctcaaaagcaattaaaatcaATCAGGAGAATAGAGTGCTTGCTGAGTGCCTTGTGCTTGAGTCTTCCTTGGTCCAAGAAAACCAGTAGCTTGCATTCCAGTTGGGAATTTCAGTGTCAACTGATTTCTCTCCCCACCTTGAAAGGTGAAGGGTAGAAATGCAAGGAAGATGCATGTGTTTTCTCTGTGGATGTGATGCTCTGTTGTTCCAATagcaaaacagcagctgccATGTAAGCATTGAGCTACAGTGTCCTTTCTGAGCTCCTGTGCTTGCTACAGAAATACAACTGTTGTGTTTCATGGGGAAGTCATGGAAATTCCAGTAGGGGTTAAACTTTACATAAAATACACTGGTTTATTCCTCACTGTGAGGTGCTCAGTCCCACTTCTCTgcagttgctgctgtttgtcaTCCATCCGGTGAGTGCAAAAGCAGAGCTTTGCCTCTACAATTGCACATGGCAGCAATATTCCAGCAGGGCCAAGGGGTGGGAGAGCTGCCACGTGTCGTTAACACCTCAGAGCATCGGGTCCTTTGGTTCCTCAATTATCACTCCGTGTGTTTAGAAGGTTGAGTTGACCCAGGTGAGATTTGGACCAATGGCTCCAGAGAGTCTACAGGGTGAAAGCATGAGGCTTGTGGAGGTAACGAGCCTTCCCTTTTAAAAAGAACTAACAATTAGGGGAGATTATAGAACCTAATAGTGCATGCCTAATTTTTTGGAGGCATGGACCATGACTGTGACTGCTTGGTCAAATCCAGCCCTGACTTGTCCTTATGGcaagctgtgcactgcaggcaggtACAGAAGGAAGCGCTGAGGATGTGGCCCTGAAATTTGTTGTGCGTGGGttttaggaagaagttcttctaAAAGAGAGCCAGGATTTGGAATTGCTGATCCTCGTGTGTCCCTTCCAGCTTAGGAAAGCCTGAACggtttccttcattttctgtttatgtgaTCAGATGATGCAAGCCCAGTCTAAGCAGCGTTTACACCCATAGTCCGTGATTTTGAGAGGTTTCctattttgtttctcagctttttgcTGAGTGCTCTTCTGGTCTTAACCTGCTGCAGAATGAAGGGGGCAGCAGATTTCCCTGAATCCGGCTCAAGAGCTTTGCTGAATTCCTGCCGAATGCTTTGCTTTATGCAACCCACAGGCACTTCCATCAGCTGGAAGCCTGCATGGCATTTGCTGCTTGTATCCTTACCCGACCCGGGCATCCAGAGAGCATTCCTCCTGCAGGCTGTCATGTTTCTCCATGCCCCGATCAGCAGACGCTCACACATTCCTTCCTCTGACCGAACTTCTTtcagcttcctgctgctctgaaacagcTCCGTTTGGTGCAGCTTCTGCTGTGAAGCATTTTGCTCCCGGTGTCCCTGGGTTTTGACCCATCAGGTTGTGCTCTGCTGATGGTAATTTGCAGAATTTTTGCTACAGGAAAACCAATGCATTACGGATCATTCCCCATTGACAGTTGCTGTTGGCTTCTTTGGGtagaaaagcaaagctctgaGTGGTTTCCTAACTTGACATCTTGATATTCTCCATGAGTTGTACCAAGAAGCCAATTACCCTCTTCGTAGTTGTAGAATTATAAGGAGTTGCACTGGATCTTTGGAGAGCAAGTCCAACCCCATAATATTAACAATGTGATTGACGCTGGAGGGCTGCCCTGCCAACTCACAGGAATGTGGTTGGCATTGCCTGCTCATGTTGTCAATTTTTCTTGGTGGGTGTCATCTCAGAGCCTGCCATAGCAGTAAGTAATGGAACAGTGATGTACTGTTGTTGTGTTGGGTTGagtctttgaggtcccttccaacccaagccatgctGTGATCCCAAGAGCCTTCAGTTATGGACAAATCCATTCCACAAAGAGCTGGGAAACCAGGGAACAGGAGGGATTCTCCTGAAAGCAAGGTTGAGCTTCTCCAGTGTTGTCAGTTTATTCCATGTTGCCCAAATCCCTCGCTTAAATTCTACATTGCTGCAATTCAATTCCAGTCCAGCTTCCAGGAGTTGGTCTCAATGACCCTTATGGGCTCCTTCCAACTGGGGACAACCTATGATATgattcctttctcttcccagcaTGTTGCAGGTTCCTCCAATGCTGCTGCCCAACTTGCTGAGCTATCCTTTCCCAATAAGCGGTGGCATCAGAGAGCGGGGAGCTCTGCACATCGGTGCCTGAGTAGCTGGGTATGAAGGCTAATGCAGATTAGGATAAGAAAtggggctgtgctctgagcaggaaGGGTAAATGGTGCTTAGGAAGTGATGGGGAAACCTGGGAAGAGGGGTAAGTCTGATGGCAGATGTGTCCTCGTAGTGTTAGCTGTTAAACCATTGGAAACACACCCAGAGGTGGAGATAAAgcactttcatttttcaaaataaaaggtTTGCTAGCAAGCCCTTCAAAAAACTTTAAATTTCATCAAGGGATGTACTGCACTAATGGGGACATTCCTCCTAAAGCTGACTTTTGTGAATACCTTGGTGCCTATCAGCTTTCTGCTGACTTGTTTGGAAATCCCATTAAACAGAGGTTCAATGTCATGTCATACATGGCCAAAGCTgggcagaaaatacatttccattGGTAGGGAAATGCTGATGTATCAGAACGCGCTTGGGtcagaaaatataatttcaagGTGTTCTCTCAAACAGATTTGCAGAGCgctgttttttcttattgtttgtACAATTAGAagaaggttttattttgtttatgaaTGGAGAATTGCCTTTAGGACACCGAGGGCTCTGGGGTAACTCTTGGTGCGGGTCCGGTTGGTTCTGAAAGATGTGCCGTTCAGATTCCTATCCCACCTCCTTCCCTGCAGTCCTGCCTGGATTTCCCCCCGTTTCCCTCCTGTTGCAACGCTCAGATTACAGGACAACCCATGATATCACCCGCTATGAGCAGAGGCTGAAGGGGTTGGGTCTTGGGAGGGGTTTGCTTGGCGAACTCCAGTGAAATTTgccaggaagcagcagctccttgcagcgTATTCCTCCGGCTGCGGGATATTTCCCAGCGCAGAGGGGACCATCGGACAGCTCAGCCCCAAAGGGAGAACTCCAGCCCCGAGGTCACCCCCAGCACGACCTACCACTAACCCCAAGGTAACGCAGGGCTGCCGCCCGTCCTCTCTGGGGAGGAAGGAGCTGATGAGTTAAACCTTTCCAACCTTTCCTCCCGTGCTGAAAGTTTGACTTtgcctctctttcctctttgttttccttctctcccatcACTGTGTGCAACGTTTAGCCTTAACGAGCTGGGCTGGCAATCAGGCATATGATTCCACTAATTCCTCTCTCCTGAGTCTTGGTGAGGGAGGGATGACACAGGCACGGCGTCGCTTTGCAAAGATGTTGTGAGCAAGTTATTCTCCCCTTTGCTTGCACACAGGCGCGCActaatgaagcaaaaaaagacGTGTTGCAAACTGCCTGCAAGTCGAGGCAATGTGTATTCTCTGAGGTTCTTACAATCTGCTTGATTTAAAGCTGCTGTGGATGCCATCGACGTGTTGCCAGCTACAAGCAGTTTGAATTCTCCTCTTTGAATACTGTGCTTTCGGTGGAAAAGGCTTTGGTGCAGATGTTTCCCATTGGCAGGAGGCGTAGAGCAGATACATCCATAGATAAGAAACTTTGCTGTTGTCATGCTTGGGATCCACAGCCATTTGCAAAGCATCTTCCTGGCAGCTTTCCTTCGTTAGGCTGTTTTATCACAAAGTTTCAGGATTTGCAGCGGTATCCACctgaaaaactgcagcagagaaactGTTTCTGGAATGACTCTGCCTTTTTTTAGGCAAATTTGTGTTCTTTAAATTAGGAAGACGTTACTGGGGGAGGATGAGAGAGGTTTAAAACCCAATGCAAGGTAGCACGCTATGCAGAAAGACCCCGCTTTATCTGTCTGGGAACAATAGTAGGAAACCTGGTTAGCATCTCTCATCAGCTCATAACTGCGACACTGCGCTGCTTTCAGACTGGCGCTGAACAGGGGCTGCAAATAATTTGCTGTAGGGCTGCTGCTTGCCAGTTTCATTTCATCTGCATCGAACCACACGTTGGGGTAGAATTTCCTGGGTTGGAAGTGGAGAGCAGTTAGAAGACATAAAATGAGATGATGAGCTGCTGTAACGCGGAGCATGCAGGGGGAAGCCACATATTTACCTTTGTGTAAAGATGGAAGGAGTGGTGGTGGTACAGAAGGGGACAAAGCCTTGGCCTCTGTTAGTAGAGCAGCCATGCcttctgctgtcagctctgtCCTTTTGTAAGCTAAGCAGGGACCTCCAAGTGCTTGTGATGTTCTCTGTAGTTTGTTCAATACGTTGGCCCTGAACATCATTGATTTTGCCAccaattccttctcttttttttttttttcctttacatttgCCTTCTATGTTCATTTTaacctttcatccttttttttttctcctgatctGTTTCCTAACACCATTAGTGTTGCTCGGGAGCACAAAGGTGTCCTTTCTCAGAGATGGCAGCTTCAGGGGTGGGCCCATGCAGCAGATCACCGCCAGCAGGTTTGCAAAGCACTTTCTGCTCACTGTGATGCCTTGTGAGAGCTGCTGTGATTCCCATCTCTGTTCACCTTGACTTTATGACACCagacaaagggaaaagagaaggaaaagaaagaatttcccCAAAAAGCTGGGAGTCTTTCATCCTTCTGGCAGGTGGAACCTGGGCATGTAAAGCACAGAATGTTACCTTGGGTTGATCTCTTACCCTTGTCTAGGCTCTGCCTTGAATCCTATATGGCATTCTACCTAAAAATACCTTAGCTTACAGCTGGGATGTCTCCAGTGGTTCATTCAGCTTCCACTTTCAGTGTGCTTTTTGGATTGCCCTATGCTACCCCTCTTTGAAGTGTCTTTGTACTCAGACTTTCCTAACAGAGAGGCATCTCATCCCCAAGGCGGCCATCCCACCGTCGCAGGATTCTGTATGCCAATTTCTCTGTatgttgttctgctttgctttaggGCAAGTTGCAATTAAGTGAAGGTTGGGGATCCCTTGGACCGGGGTTAAGAGTGGCAATGATTATCTGGCCATCCCAATCAATCTGTCCCTTGGAACAACGGGATACAATGGGATAATACATCTCAGCTCCTATGGAAGTGTGTGGTGACGTTTCCATTCACTTTAATAGGACTGGAGAGGCCAATGCGAGTTGCCTGTTGGCTGGAGATCCGCTTCCCCAATGGGAAATCCCATTACTGCCCTATCGCCATGCTTGCTATGGGGTGTGTGACTGAAGTATGGAATTGGAAATGCAGGGAACAGCATTTGGGGTGGCCAGATATCAGTGTGCAGTGCTCCTGGCcgtgtcccagagctgtggtcaGGGTGTAGTTGTCCCTTCCTCCTGATGGATGCTCCACGTCGTGCAAATCGGAGCGTTGCTGGGTCTGCAGTCCCAAATCAGCCACTCGaaactttccttttgttgctGGATcagaggggagaggggaagctGGTTTGTTGCAGGCTCTGTCAGAGCTGATCTATTGTTCTGATGATTTGGTGAAATGAAAAAGGGATTCTAGCAGCTCAGAAGGGCTTTGATGTGAGGAGATGAAGAGCCTATTAGTTTCATCTGGCGAATTCTCTGAAGAAGCAAAAGCTCAACGTAATTTTGAAATGGGATTCCTGCATGCTTCTGTGTGTGTCCATCATTTGGAGACTTCAGACCAGAGCCCTGCAAAGGGCTGAGTCAGCAGCTTGCAGGAGCATGCCCCAAAGCCTTAAATTACAACTTAAGGACTCTCCATCACGTTGCTATGGCCTGATGTACAGGAGCCAGGAGACCTGGAGTATTTTCCTGGCCTCTTTATTCAATAAGTTTTCAATGCTGTGTCTTGGATTCTTCTGAATGGGGAGACCAAGTTGAGATACTTCTAGGATTATGTCATTACTGAGTCTGGAGGCTGTTAGAGGATTTGAGGGGAGGAATGAGCCCTAAAGCAAAGGAAATCACCAGCGCAGAGCAGACATCCTGCAAACCCAACCCTGGATTTCTTCTTAGGCAGCTCAGTGTGTGCAGCTCTCTGATATTTCAACAGGATTCTGCTTTTCCTGACATCGTGGCTTAGTCTGAGTGGTTTTTCTTCAGCCCCTCAATGAACAAGAGCTCTGGGTTTGCAAGGTTTGAGTTCTGGGGCGATGCAAGCACTGGGAAGGCTTTGTCTCCAAATGTTTGAATGTGCAACTATTTAGGATGGTAACACGACCTGAAGGGAAgcaggctgtggctgccagcacacactgcagtgtTGTCTCCTGGAGCGTGTGcaattgctgctgttctggtcTTAGGGGAGAATTCCTCTGAGATGCACTTGCACACATTTAACGAGATGAGAAGGCAGATTTCA from Lagopus muta isolate bLagMut1 chromosome 27, bLagMut1 primary, whole genome shotgun sequence includes these protein-coding regions:
- the ENTPD4 gene encoding ectonucleoside triphosphate diphosphohydrolase 4 isoform X2 — encoded protein: MGRIGVSCLLPASWHFSISPMGCPRIFNTTLRQIVVIGILAAAVSLLYYSLVVIRNKYGRASRDKRFHRYLARVTDTEATDTNNPNLNYGIVVDCGSSGSRIFVYCWPRHNGNPHDLLDIKQMRDKNRKPVVMKIKPGISEFANTPEKVSDYIFPLLRFAAEHVPRAKHKETPLYILCTAGMRILPESQQKAILEDLVTDIPVHFDFLFSDSHAEVISGKQEGVYAWIGINFVLGRFEHTDDEDEAIVEVHIPGSENKEAIFRKRTVGILDMGGVSTQIAYEVPKTEEVAKNLLAEFNLGCDAHQTEHVYRVYVATFLGFGGNAARQRYENSVFSSTVLKNGLLGRQTGMTSDSPYLDPCLPVDAQDEIHQNGQTMYLRGTGDFNLCRELIQPFMNKTNETQTSLNGVYQPAVHFQNSEFYGFSEFYYSTEDVLRMGGDYNAAKFIKAAKDYCATKWSVLRERFDRGLYASHADLHRLKYQCFKSAWVYEVFHSGFSFPASYSNLKTALQVYDKEVQWTLGAILYRTRFLPLRDIQQENFRGSHSHWRSFSFVYNHYLFFVCFLIVLLSILLYLLRLRRIHRRMLRNSSSPSLWMEEGLPPQKISAAL
- the ENTPD4 gene encoding ectonucleoside triphosphate diphosphohydrolase 4 isoform X1; the protein is MGRIGVSCLLPASWHFSISPMGCPRIFNTTLRQIVVIGILAAAVSLLYYSLVVIRNKYGRASRDKRFHRYLARVTDTEATDTNNPNLNYGIVVDCGSSGSRIFVYCWPRHNGNPHDLLDIKQMRDKNRKPVVMKIKPGISEFANTPEKVSDYIFPLLRFAAEHVPRAKHKETPLYILCTAGMRILPESQQKAILEDLVTDIPVHFDFLFSDSHAEVISGKQEGVYAWIGINFVLGRFEHTDDEDEAIVEVHIPGSENKEAIFRKRTVGILDMGGVSTQIAYEVPKTVSFASSQQEEVAKNLLAEFNLGCDAHQTEHVYRVYVATFLGFGGNAARQRYENSVFSSTVLKNGLLGRQTGMTSDSPYLDPCLPVDAQDEIHQNGQTMYLRGTGDFNLCRELIQPFMNKTNETQTSLNGVYQPAVHFQNSEFYGFSEFYYSTEDVLRMGGDYNAAKFIKAAKDYCATKWSVLRERFDRGLYASHADLHRLKYQCFKSAWVYEVFHSGFSFPASYSNLKTALQVYDKEVQWTLGAILYRTRFLPLRDIQQENFRGSHSHWRSFSFVYNHYLFFVCFLIVLLSILLYLLRLRRIHRRMLRNSSSPSLWMEEGLPPQKISAAL